The genomic segment GGTTGTTGGCGAAGTGGACCAGCTCGTAGGTCAGCTCGTCATGGTTCTGCAGGGCATGTACCAGGGAGGCCTGGTCGATGCCGGTCGCCGCGGCCTCGCGCAGGGTGAGGCGAAGGAACTCGCTGTCACCGGTGGCCATGGCGTACTGGTATGCGGGCCGGGTCACGAAGTCGTAGCTGAGGTCTGGGCCCACCGCGGAGGTGTTGCGAATGTCGTCCATGCCCAGGTTCATCTCCTGGAAGGTGAAACCACCCACCTTGCGCACCATGGAGCCGATCAGCTGGTTCGCGGCCTGGCTCAGCGGGTGTCCCTCGGACCAGGCAGCGGCCTGGTCGGTGGACTTCTCGACGCCGAGGAAGCCATTGGCATCCAGTCGCAGACCACCGGAACCAAGATCCAGCAGGGAGTGCAGGGCATCGCCCATCACCAGGCGCATGCCGGCGAAGGTCGGGTCGAGCCAGTTGATGGACGGCTGGCCCTCCTTGAAGTAGTGCAGGTAGACCCAGCGACGCTTCACGCCCTTGTGGTCGTAGACCTCCGGGGTGCAGGACCAGTTGGTCTCCTTGACGCCGGGCTCGTAGAAGATGACTCGCTGCATCTCGCCGATGATGAAGCCGGCCTCGGCCAAGGCACGCTCGTGCATCGGGTCAAGGTTGACGGAGTCCTCACCGACGGGAACCTCGGGGAGCAGGTGCCAGGCATGTTCGGGGATGTCGATCATGTGGTAGATGCCTGGGTAGTCCCGGTAGTTCAGCGTCGCCAGGCGGAAGTCCGCACCCTTGCCGGTGTGGGCGGGAATGATGTCATCAATGATGGTGCCGCCGTGCTTGGAGGCGTTCTCGCACATCTCGCGGAACTCCGCCTCGGTACCGAAGACCGGGTCCATCGCCATGCTGATCCGGTCGAAGTGACCGTCGACGCTGGGTGTGGGCTTCCAGCCTGTCACTCCACCGGCCAGCTTCACGGGACCCGTGTGGACCGCGTCGATCCCCACCTGCTCGAAGGCCTCCCAGAGAGCCTCCGAGCCCAGCGCACCCAGGAAGGACTGGCCGGGCTCGTTGATCATGCTGAGCGGATAGGCCGTGAACCAGACCGATGCGGTCTGGAGCGCGGCACGCGGGTCCGGGGCCGCGAATGGATTTGCCCACATCTGGTGGCTGCCGGCCAGCTGACGCGCCACGGTCGTGGCGTCGTGCAGCATGGACTGGCCCTCCAGCCACTCGACATAGGCATGGTTGC from the Luteococcus japonicus genome contains:
- the treS gene encoding maltose alpha-D-glucosyltransferase yields the protein MSTPKNTTPEPLQGDDVNAEGVPLEEILPEISFEQQRFAARPPMVRPRATRHRGGRDASPLTPPFEADGRNHAYVEWLEGQSMLHDATTVARQLAGSHQMWANPFAAPDPRAALQTASVWFTAYPLSMINEPGQSFLGALGSEALWEAFEQVGIDAVHTGPVKLAGGVTGWKPTPSVDGHFDRISMAMDPVFGTEAEFREMCENASKHGGTIIDDIIPAHTGKGADFRLATLNYRDYPGIYHMIDIPEHAWHLLPEVPVGEDSVNLDPMHERALAEAGFIIGEMQRVIFYEPGVKETNWSCTPEVYDHKGVKRRWVYLHYFKEGQPSINWLDPTFAGMRLVMGDALHSLLDLGSGGLRLDANGFLGVEKSTDQAAAWSEGHPLSQAANQLIGSMVRKVGGFTFQEMNLGMDDIRNTSAVGPDLSYDFVTRPAYQYAMATGDSEFLRLTLREAAATGIDQASLVHALQNHDELTYELVHFANNHKDETYHLDGKDWTGADMSEHIRETMRQKLTGNAGPYNAVFTQNGIACTTASIITATLGITDFDEITDADVKRIMQAHLLLCMYNAWQPGVFALSGWDLVGALPVPREQVKQLVSTGDTRWLERGAYDLLGSNPEAESSSSGMPRARCLYGSLPEQLGNQNSFASRLAQILKIRKRNGIASAALVDVPEVAHKSLLVLVNKLEIGATQVTVLNFGAEKIQGRVQSHKIPAGRVFDLSARRKVDNVDDLGGFHVSLPPFGGMALIVREPTA